Proteins found in one Phocoena sinus isolate mPhoSin1 chromosome 19, mPhoSin1.pri, whole genome shotgun sequence genomic segment:
- the TSKS gene encoding testis-specific serine kinase substrate has protein sequence MASVVVKTIWQSKEIHEAGDPPTGVEGRSQLVPEAPGGVTSPVKGIAKKKKAVSFHGVEPRMSYEPMHCCLNLKRSSACTNVSLLNLAAMEPTDSSGTDSTVEDSSLLALPVPIPPWAPDDPDITEILSWVNSGLVHAKDSITSLKEKTTRVNQHVQTLQSECSVLSENLERRRQEAEELEGYCSQLKENCRKVTRSVEDAEIKTNVLKQNSALLEEKLRYLQMQDETPRRQEAELQGLEQKLEAGLSRQGLGLATQPPGCSSPPGSPDESPRRRGLAPGGWGMGPRAGEGPIVSEQELQKISAYLEELRREVSSLTARWHQEEGAVQEALRLLGGLGGRLDSFLGQWERAQREQAQAARGLQELRGRTEELCTMVERSAVSVASLRSELQALGPVKPILEELGRHFQSSRRGSDLSMNLDRAPQGSCARCASQGQQLSTEFLQQLLERALTPLVDEVKQKGLVPACPSCQRLHKKILELERQALAKHVRAEALSSTLRLAQDEALRAKNLLLTDKMKPEEKVAALDYLHLKMCSLHDQLSNLPLEGSMGTMGGGSDGGTPPKRGGPTPEQ, from the exons ATGGCGAGCGTGGTGGTGAAGACGATCTGGCAGTCCAAAGAGATCCATGAGGCTGGGGACCCCCCCACGGGGGTCGAGGGTCGCTCCCAGCTGGTCCCCGAGGCTCCTGGGGGTGTGACCAGCCCAGTCAAAGGGATcgcaaagaaaaagaaggctgTGTCCTTCCACGG GGTGGAGCCTCGGATGTCCTATGAGCCAATGCACTGCTGCCTGAACCTCAAACGGTCCTCAGCCTGCACCAATGTGTCCCTGCTCAACCTGGCCGCCATGGAGCCCACCGACTCCTCAGGGACAGACTCAACCGTGGAAGACAGCAGCCTACTGGCATTGCCCGTGCCCATCCCACCCTGGGCTCCAGATGACCCAGACATCACGGAAATACTG AGCTGGGTTAACAGTGGATTGGTCCACGCCAAAGATTCCATCACCAGCTTGAAGGAAAAGACCACCCGGGTTAACCAGCACGTGCAGACGCTGCAG AGTGAGTGTTCTGTGCTGAGTGAGAATCTAGAGAGAAGGCGGCAAGAGGCGGAAGAACTAGAAGGGTACTGTAGTCAACTCAAG GAGAACTGCCGGAAGGTGACCCGGTCGGTGGAAGATGCTGAAATAAAAACCAACGTCCTGAAGCAGAACTCTGCCCTGCTGGAG GAGAAGCTGCGCTACCTCCAGATGCAGGATGAGACgcccaggaggcaggaggctgaGCTGCAGGGGCTGGAGCAGAAGCTGGAGGCTGGCCTCTCCCGCCAAGGCCTGGGCCTCGCCACCCAGCCCCCAGGCTGCTCCAGCCCGCCAGGGAGCCCCGACGAATCCCCGCGACGGCGAGGCCTGGCCCCAGGCGGCTGGGGAATGGGGCCCCGGGCAGGGGAGGGCCCCATCGTGAGCGAGCAGGAGTTGCAGAAGATCTCTGCCTACCTTGAGGAGCTGAG GAGGGAGGTGTCCTCACTGACCGCCCGGTGGCATCAGGAGGAGGGGGCCGTGCAGGAGGCCCTACGGCTGCTCGGGGGCCTAGGCGGCAGGCTCGACAGCTTCCTGGGCCAGTGGGAGCGAGCGCAGCGCGAGCAGGCTCAGGCCGCGCGGGGCCTGCAGGAGCTGCGGGGCCGGACGGAAGAGCTGTGCACCAT GGTGGAGCGGTCAGCAGTGTCTGTGGCTTCACTGAGAAGCGAACTGCAGGCGCTGGGCCCAGTGAAACCGATTCTGGAGGAGCTTGGGCGGCACTTTCAGAGCTCTCGTAGAGGGTCTGACCTCTCTATGAACCTGGATCGGGCCCCCCAAGGCTCCTGTGCCCGCTGTGCCAG ccagggaCAGCAGTTGTCCACGGAGTTCTTGCAGCAGCTGCTGGAGCGAGCGCTGACCCCGCTAGTGGACGAGGTGAAGCAGAAGGGCCTGGTTCCTGCCTGCCCCAGCTGCCAGAGGCTACACAAGAAGATTCTG GAGCTGGAGCGCCAGGCCTTGGCCAAACATGTCAGGGCAGAGGCCCTGAGCTCCACCCTTCGGCTGGCCCAAGACGAAGCCTTGCGGGCCAAGAACCTGCTGCTGACGGACAAGATGAAGCCGGA ggagaaggtggccgcTCTGGACTATCTACACTTGAAGATGTGCTCTCTCCACGATCAGCTCAGCAACCTGCCACTCGAGGGGTCCATGGGGACAATGGGGGGAGGAAGTGATGGGGGAACTCCCCCAAAACGTGGGGGCCCAACCCCTGAGCAATAA